A window of the Candidatus Tanganyikabacteria bacterium genome harbors these coding sequences:
- a CDS encoding transcriptional repressor has product MRNRGYRVTPQRERILRVFADLPAGTHLSAEELHQQLVKEEPPISLATAYRTLKLLASLGVLRELDFAEGHKHYELNRGATEPHQHLVCVECFTPIEFTGADVEDAARAVAERYGFEVLDIQLKIHGICADCRAKSAN; this is encoded by the coding sequence CTGCGCAATCGCGGCTATCGCGTCACGCCCCAGCGCGAGCGCATCCTGCGGGTCTTCGCCGATCTCCCGGCAGGCACGCACCTGTCGGCCGAGGAACTGCACCAGCAACTGGTGAAGGAAGAACCGCCCATCAGCCTGGCGACGGCCTACCGCACGCTCAAGCTGCTGGCCAGCCTCGGCGTGCTGCGCGAACTCGACTTCGCCGAGGGCCACAAGCACTACGAACTGAACCGCGGCGCGACCGAACCGCACCAGCACCTGGTCTGCGTCGAATGCTTCACCCCCATCGAGTTCACCGGCGCCGACGTCGAGGATGCCGCCCGCGCAGTGGCCGAACGCTACGGCTTCGAGGTCCTGGACATCCAGCTCAAGATCCACGGCATCTGCGCCGACTGCCGGGCGAAGTCAGCGAACTGA